The proteins below come from a single Xenopus tropicalis strain Nigerian chromosome 9, UCB_Xtro_10.0, whole genome shotgun sequence genomic window:
- the mtx2 gene encoding metaxin-2: MSLVTDAFVSQIAAVEPWPENAALYQPLKSEQVLLSDNASCLAVQAFLKMCNLPVQVVCRANAEYMSPSGKVPFIHVGNQVISELGPIVQFVKAKGHSLSDGLDEVQRAEMKAYMELVNNMLLTAELYIQWCDEATLEEITQPRYSFPYSWPLNYFLVFQRKWEIKRKMKAIGWATKTLEQVFEDVDQCCQALSQRLGTQPYFFNKQPTELDALVFGHLFTILTTQLTNDELQEKVKNYSNLIAFCRRIEQHYFEDHDSSISSSTKLSKGPTLP; encoded by the exons CTGTCGAACCTTGGCCTGAAAATGCTGCACTGTATCAGCCTTTGAAAA gTGAACAGGTTTTGCTGTCTGATAACGCATCATGTCTTGCTGTTCAG GCCTTTTTAAAGATGTGCAATCTGCCAGTCCAGGTGGTTTGTAGGGCAAATGCGGAATATATGTCTCCATCTG GAAAAGTGCCTTTTATCCACGTTGGGAATCAAGTCATATCAGAGCTTGGGCCAATAGTTCAGTTTGTCAAAGCCAAG GGTCACTCTCTTAGTGATGGGCTGGATGAAGTCCAGAGAGCTGAGATGAAAGCATACATGGAATTGGTCAATAATATGCTCCTGACAGCAGAG TTATATATTCAGTGGTGTGATGAAGCTACACTAGAGGAG ATCACTCAGCCGCGATACAGCTTTCCCTACTCCTGGCCACTCAACTACTTTCTGGTCTTCCAAagaaaatgggaaataaaaagaaagatgaaGGCTATTGGCTGGGCTACAAAGACCTTAGAACAG GTATTTGAAGATGTTGATCAGTGCTGCCAGGCCCTTTCTCAGAGGTTAGGCACACAGCCCTATTTCTTCAACAAACA ACCCACTGAGCTGGATGCCCTGGTATTTGGACATCTGTTCACAATACTTACCACACAGCTGACGAACGACGAGCTTCAGGAAAAAGTGAAGAACTATAGCAATCTGATTGCCTTTTGCAGAAGGATTGAACAACACTATTTTGAAGATCATGATAGCTCCATAAGTTCCTCTACGAAATTATCAAAAGGGCCCACACTTCCGTAA
- the mtx2 gene encoding metaxin-2 isoform X1 has translation MCNLPVQVVCRANAEYMSPSGKVPFIHVGNQVISELGPIVQFVKAKGHSLSDGLDEVQRAEMKAYMELVNNMLLTAELYIQWCDEATLEEITQPRYSFPYSWPLNYFLVFQRKWEIKRKMKAIGWATKTLEQVFEDVDQCCQALSQRLGTQPYFFNKQPTELDALVFGHLFTILTTQLTNDELQEKVKNYSNLIAFCRRIEQHYFEDHDSSISSSTKLSKGPTLP, from the exons ATGTGCAATCTGCCAGTCCAGGTGGTTTGTAGGGCAAATGCGGAATATATGTCTCCATCTG GAAAAGTGCCTTTTATCCACGTTGGGAATCAAGTCATATCAGAGCTTGGGCCAATAGTTCAGTTTGTCAAAGCCAAG GGTCACTCTCTTAGTGATGGGCTGGATGAAGTCCAGAGAGCTGAGATGAAAGCATACATGGAATTGGTCAATAATATGCTCCTGACAGCAGAG TTATATATTCAGTGGTGTGATGAAGCTACACTAGAGGAG ATCACTCAGCCGCGATACAGCTTTCCCTACTCCTGGCCACTCAACTACTTTCTGGTCTTCCAAagaaaatgggaaataaaaagaaagatgaaGGCTATTGGCTGGGCTACAAAGACCTTAGAACAG GTATTTGAAGATGTTGATCAGTGCTGCCAGGCCCTTTCTCAGAGGTTAGGCACACAGCCCTATTTCTTCAACAAACA ACCCACTGAGCTGGATGCCCTGGTATTTGGACATCTGTTCACAATACTTACCACACAGCTGACGAACGACGAGCTTCAGGAAAAAGTGAAGAACTATAGCAATCTGATTGCCTTTTGCAGAAGGATTGAACAACACTATTTTGAAGATCATGATAGCTCCATAAGTTCCTCTACGAAATTATCAAAAGGGCCCACACTTCCGTAA